TGCCGGAACTACGAACGGAGATTAAAAACCTCGGTGTCGAAGAAAGAATCGTGATGCATGGTCGCGCGACCGAGGAAGGAAAATATAATATATTAAAAATGTCGGATATATATGTATCGGCATCGCACCACGAAGGTTTTGGGATTTGTTTTCTTGAGGCGATGTATACCGGGTTACCGATTATTACAACCAACATCGGAGGACAAACTGATTTTCTCGTTCCGGGACGAAACGCTATTCTTGTTAATGTCGGTGATATCAATAAGCTCACTAAGGCGATGGACCAGTTGGTAATGGATGCGGAGATGAGAAAAAATATCGGTGAGGTGAACAAAAAGGATGTTGAAAATTTTTTGATAGAAAACACAACGAAACGTTATGAAATTATTTTTCAAGAATTAAACGCTCACTAAAATGGCTCGGATTGCCCTTGAGGCGCGTTCATTGTCGACACTCGGTGGTGGCGTGCGTACTTACACAAAAGAAGTAATTAGTAGGATTTTGAAGGCTGAATCAAGTGATGAATATATTATTTATCACGATAGCAAAAAGAATCTCAGCAGTTTTCCCGGTGCGGAAGAAAAAGTTGTTTCGGTAGGGCACCCATTGTTTCGCATCGGTTGGGACTATTTTTTACTGCCACAGGCGTTGAAACGGGACAAGATTGATTTCATTCATTATTTTAAACCGGCGACTACGCCATTTAAAAAACCCGTCGCGATTGCGACAATGTACGATGTTATTCCTTTGCTTTATCCGGAAACGCAAACGGCAATTCAGTTGGCTTATTGGCGCAAACAGTTACCGCTTACGGCGAAAACCTGCGCGCATTTGATAACGATATCGGAATGTTCAAAACGCGACATTGTGAGACTGTTGCAGGTTGATCCGGCCAAGATAACAGTGACGCCACTCGGGGTTGATTCCAAGTTTAAACCGGTGTCGGAGATCGAAAAAATAGCGATGCGCGAAAAATATCGCTTGCCTGAAAAATATATATTGTATCTTGGTACAATAGAACCGCGAAAAAATGTCGCGCGATTAATTCGAGCGTTTAATAAAGTGGCCGGTAATATTCCACACAGTTTAGTGTTGGCTGGAAAATGGGGCTGGAGTTATGAGGATGTAAAAGAGGAAATTGCCAAATCGCCATTTAAAGACAGAATCATTAGTTTGTCATATGTCGAGTCGGAGTATTTGCCGTCACTTTGTAGCGCCGCCAGTATATTTGTTTTTCCAAGCTTATATGAAGGTTATGGCTTGCCGCCACTGGAGGCAATGGCATGCGGAACGCCGGTAATTACATCAAATGTTTCCAGTTTACCGGAAGTGGTAGGTGACGCCGCGTTGACTGTTGATCCTTTGGACGAAGATGCTTTAAGTAAAGCAATTGAACGATTGGCTTTGGATACTGCGTTACAAAACGAATTAAGTGAAAAAGGATTAGCAAGAGCAAAACAATTTAATTGGGACAAGACAGCAGAAATGACGTTGGGTGTATACAAGAAAGTATTTCAATTATGAAAATCGCTTTCCTTTCCTCGCGTTTTCCGCCTGATTTTATTGGTGGTGGGGAATGGTCGACAAAATATATTGCAGAAGGCCTGGTCGCACTTGGTCACGACGTGACTGTTATTTGTGGTGCGGAAGAAAATAAAGAGGAAATAATTAATGGCTTAAAAGTTAAACGCGTCAAAGCGTTGTTTGGTCTTTGGGACAAACCGCTTTTGGAAAAACGAAAAAGTAAAAAACTGGCGTTGGTTCTAAAGAAAGAGCTTGATGAAAAATTCGACATAGTTCACGCGCATGATTTTCGCACCGCGCAAGCTTTAGCATTATTGAATTTGCCAAACGCGGTTGTAACAATTCGTGATTTCGCGCCAATCTGTGGGACAACTAATAATATGTTGTTTGACGGTCAATCTTGTAATGGTTGTACGTTGGCAAGTGTTTGTTTTAAGTGTCATCGTGTGCGCGAAGCGTCGTTTGCGCGGAAGCCGTTTAGAATTTGGCAATACAAATTCAATTTGGCTTTTCGCAATGAAACATATCAAAATATTAAGAATCAAATTTATATCAGTGAGGCATTGCGTTCGCGCGTCGTATCACGACTGGAATTGCCAAAAAATACGGCGGTCATTTCGAATCCAGTTAGTCCGGATTGGTTGCAACCGATCATGTCGCAATTCCCTCCTTTGTTAAATGGCGCGGCGGGTTCCCCGAAAACATCCAGTGAATGTTTGAGAGGGTGCCAGCGCCGGCACATCAGTGCCGTGCTGGGCGGGGGTGGATTCCGAAATAAAATTGTTTACGCTGGCACGGTTGATGACTACAAGGGAGTAAAAATTTTAATCGATGCGTTCGCAAAGTTTCAGAAAATAGAAAAAGATGTTGAGTTGATAATTATTGGTAAGGGCAAAATCGCAGAATATCAAAAATACATCGCGCAAAATTGTATCGATATATCGATACAATTTGTCGGTAAAAAAACACAAGAAGAAGTGAGAGAATATTTTGACGAGGCGTTGGTAATTGTACAGCCGAGTATTTGGGAAGAGCCGTTTGGCAGAACGATTATCGAAGCCTACGCGCGCGGTCGCGCCGTTGTGGCGTCTAATGTTGGCGGAATTAAAGAAACGTTCAAAGAAGGCACCGGTTATTTGGTAAAACCCGGGAGTGTTGATGAATTGCATTTAGCTCTTAAAAAGATTGTGGAAAACAAAGAAGAAACCCAAAAAATGGGCGAAATCGGCAGAGCATATGTAGAACAAAATTTTACCGCGCAAATTGTTGCGCAGAAATATTTGGATTATTATAATCATGCGACCAAATAGTTAATTATAGAGAAAGATATTTATTCTTAAAACAAATTTATGACTGAGGATTTTGCGTCAAAATATCCGAAAGGGTTCACATGGTAATAAACAATATGCCTGGTCCGGAGGCCACATGGAATACATGGAGTCTTTTGTGGAAACCGCTAAACGGGAAGTTAAGGAAGAAACAGGTATGGAAATTGATAATATTAGATTCCTGCGTTTGTTAAATCTTAAAACCTACGCCCCAAAACATTATGTTGATCTTGGGTTTATTGCAGACTGGAAAAGTGGTGAACCGAAAGTAATGGAACCTGACCGCTGTGAGGGTTGGGGTTGGTATGAGATTGATAATTTACCGCAACCGGTCTTTGATACTATCCCAAGTTTCTTAGAAGCATACAGGACTGGCCGTAATTTCTGGGACGCTTAAAACCATCTTTACGGTTATCGATCCGCTTTTTCGAGCATAAAGAATCTAGAGAGGACTAATTTGTTTTCGCGGGCCACGGTGGCGATTATTTCATCGCCGTTTTGAATTACTTCGGCTGTGCCATCGCCACGATTGGTGCTGATTAGATTATATATTATGTGGCCATTTCTTTGATCTATATCGGCCATTTTCAAAATATCTTTTTCAAAGAAGAGGATTTGGTGTGAACCGGCGTACCACGTTGGTTTGCGAATCGCGGAGGAAAGGCGGGCAATGAGTTCTGGAGAAAAATGGTTGAGTGGAGAGCGTTTTTCGTGTAGGTTCATTACCCAAAGGTCGAATTCCGATTCTTGCCAGGCGATTTTGTCTCCCTCTGGTGACCAGCTGACCGATTCTGCGTGCGTGGTAACGTTGTGCCACACTCGCTCGCTGTTATCCCAAACAATTAAACTTTGTGTTGGTTGAACAAGAATGGCAATATCTCCCGTTGGCGAGTAGATAAGATTGCTGATTGAGTTTTTGCTGAGTGTGGGAGTTTCAATTTGGTCTTGCTCGTTGCCACTGGAAGAGTAGGTGCGGATCGTGTATTTTTCGGCGTTATTTTCCAGGATCGCAAACCCGTTGGCCGTAAAACTAATTGCTTCCGCGTCTTGTGAAATTGTTTCGGTGCCCGAACTTTTAAGGGAAGTAATGATTGCTTTCTTGTTTTTTAAAATAATTAATTTTTCTTCGGTGAGTGTCGCGATCCAGCCGACCAATTTTGATTCATCATCCGTTAGCGGGGTTGCGGTGCCGGTACTGATTTCAATAAGATAATGACGGCTGGATTTTCCGGTGGTTAGCGTGAGAGCAATAAAATCCTCGTTCGGTGACCATAAAATGTTGGCCGATTCTTTTTTATTGATAGAAAGTTTAACAATTGTTCCCGTATCAGAGTATTTATTAATCGGAACAATCCTTAATTGATACCCGTTCTTAATTTGTTCAAAGATACCCAGCAGTTGCCTTTTGGGGGAAATATTAAAATTAACTACGTTTGAGCGCATTACATCTTCTTCAATGTTGAATGGAACAAGTCGTACATCGCGCGCGTCGGTAATCATTGTGCCAATGATGGGCAGGTTTTTCACCCAAGATCGATAACCATCTTTTTCCAATTTAATGTTGTAGTTTCCCGGCAGTAGATTTTGAATCGAGGTTGGTGTTTTATTGGAAAGTTTTTTGTCATTGATTGTTATTGTCGCGCTATTGGGAATTGTGCGAATTAAAAATGTACCAACCGAAACCGAGTTGGGAGAGATGGGCGTGAATCGGTGACCCATAGAATAGCTGATTAGAAAGGGCGCAACCAAAAGAAAAACCAGCCAAGCAAGGATGTTGACAATGAGGCGAATGCGAGGCGTCATAGGATAATTAGTGAAATGATAGTTGAAATTGTTCTTTATTACCAGGGCTTTTTTGGGTAAAAATTATTCATAAAATCCCAATGACCAAATCTCAAATCCCAACAAAACTCTAAAACCTTAAATGACCAAAACTTTAGTTTTTGGGATTTAGGTAATTATGATTTTGTTGGACATTGGGGTTTGGTCATTGGGATTTAAAAATATTGTAAATTTTGATTGAAATTATAGTGCTTCAGTGCTACATTGAGCCAACTAACAACTACTCTATAAATGTTTAACCATCGCATCGGCATCGATCTGGGAACCGCAAATACGCTGGTCTATTTGCCAAAGCGGGGCGTGGTTCTCTCTGAACCTACAGTGGTGGCTGTTTCAGTTGAAGATAACAGAATTTTAGCTGTTGGAAATGAAGCAAAGGAAATGTTGGGAAGAACTCCGGAAAGCGTCATAACGTCGCGTCCTTTGCGTGACGGAGTAATTGCTGATTTTCGTGTTACAGAAGCCATGTTACGCTATTTTATCGAGCGCGCGCTGGGGCGTGGAATTAGTTTTTTTCGACCGGATGTGATGATTGCCGTGCCTGCCGGTATTACCAGCACGGAAAGACGTGCTGTGACAGAGGCGGCCTTGTCGGCGGGCGCGAAAAACGCTTATTTGGTTAAAGAACCGTTGGCGGCGGCAATCGGCGCGGGTATTCCGATTGGTGAGTCTTCAGGGAATATGGTGATCGATATCGGTGGTGGTACGTCGGAAGTGGCGGTGATTTCGCTTGGTGGAATCGTGGCATCGCATTCCGCGCGGGTTGGCGGTAATAAAATTGATGCGGCCATTGCCGAATACATTCGTAAACGTCACGGATTGTCTATTGGCGAAAGAACGGCGGAAGACGTGAAAATTGCCATTGGTAGCGCGCTCCCGGTAGAAGAGCAAAAAGAATATGTCATACGTGGTCGTGATGTTAGTAGTGGGTTGCCAAAAGAGATATCTATTTCTTCATATGAAGTAACGGAAGCAATTCAGGATGAGTTGGAGAATATTACGCAAGCAATAAAACTTGTTTTGCAAGATACGCCACCGGAACTTTCAGCGGATGTTATCGATAAGGGGATTGTTTTATCGGGTGGTGGTTCGTTATTGCGCAATATGGATAAGCTTGTCGCCAAGGTTACAAGTGTGCCGTGTTCAATCGCTGAAAATCCTTTGCAGTGTGTGATTAAGGGTGTTGGCGTGGCGGTGGAAAATTTGGAAGTGTACAAAAAAAGCTTACTGGCCGCACGCTAAAGCCATGCACATCGGAATTGACGGGTCACGCTGTAGTTCGAAAAAATCTACCGGCGTTGAACGCTATAGTTTGCTGGTATTGTTGCCTTTAATAAAAGAACTTAAAAAACGAGGGCATCAAGTTACGATTTATGCGCGTGAAAATTCTGATGTATTTAACGGTGCAAACGTTAAAGTTTTTCAGCTTCGTTATTTTTGGACACATTTATTTTTGGGTATAAAATCGCAATTCGATAAAGTTGATTGTTTGTTTGTTCCGTCGCATGTTTTGCCCATTATTCGTCCAAAACGAAACGTGCTGTTTGTACACGATGTTTGCTTTGAAGAATTTCCCGAAGCATATTCATTTTTTGATCGTATTTATTTGAGGTTTACCACGGCGAATGCCGTGCGCTCGGCAAATATCATTACGCACTCCACGTCCACTAAAGAAAAAATTGCAAACTTTTATGGCGCAAAAAAAGTTACTGTTATTAAGCCTGCGGCTATATCGGTGGTGAAGCGGGAGACATCAATTGCGTGGCCTAAGCCGTACTTACTATTTGTGGGGCGCATTGAGACAAAAAAGAATGTCAAACTATTGTTGGAAGCATTTGATCATCTTCTTTCCAGAAAACCGGAAATCAAACATAATCTGGTTTTGTTGGGCAAGGATGGTTTTGGATCCGCCGAAATCAAGGATTTTGCCGAAAAACTGCGTCACAAGAATAGAATTATTTTTAATGGATACGCATCAGATGGTTTGCGAGATCAGGCGTTGAGAGAAGCAAGCGGTTTGGTTTTGCCAAGTCTTTGCGAAGGAAGTAGTTTGGTCTTATTGGAAGCGCGGATGGCGCGAGTGCCTTTTGCCTCTTCCGCGTGTGTACCTTGTGTTGAAGCGGGTGGTGATACCGGGATTTATGTCCAAAAACCGACAACTGCGAATTGGATTACGGCACTTGAGAATTTGATTTTTAAACCGGTAACACCGGCGCCCGCTTCCTATCGGACATGGGAAGACGTGGCGCGTGAAATCGCGGAAGTGATTACTTCATAATAACTCTCTCATAAAAATATTATGAATGTCGCACTGGTACATGAGTCGTTGACACGGTTGGGCGGGGCAGAACGGGTATTGGCTGAAATGCATCGTCTTTATCCTGAAGCGCCAATTTACGCGTTACTGCATGAGAGTGCGGTTACGAAGGCCTTATTTCCGGGTGCCAATTTGCATTTTTCTTTTTTACGTCGATTTCCGGAATTTCTAAGAAAACGTGAAAGGTTATTTTTACCACTTTTGCCGGTTGTTCCCGAGACGTTTGATTTGAGTCGGTATGATGTGGTGATTAGTAGCGCTTCGGCGTTCGCAAAGGGTGTTGTAACACGTCCGGGAACAATGCACATTTGTTATTGTCATTCGCCGACGCGCTATTTGTGGGATTGGTACCCACACGTTCTTGAGGAGTTTGGCGGTGGAACGATTAAATACGGAATTCTCTCTATTTTATTGCATTATCTGCGTTTGTGGGATGCTGCGGCATCGCGTCGTGTTGATTTTTTTATTGCCAATTCAAAAACAACGGCTGGTCGGATTAAAAAATATTATGGAAGAGATTCGGACGTAATTTATCCACCTGTTAACGTAAAAAGATTTAAACCAACGAAAGAGAACAAGGGGTATTTTTTAATTGTGTCTCGGTTGTCTCCCTACAAAAGGATAGACGTAGCAATTCACGCTTTTAATAAATTAGAGTTGTCGCTTGTTATTATTGGCGAGGGGCGCGATCGGGAACGATTGCAGAGTATTGCCGGTGCGACAATTAAATTCAAAGGGTTTGTGAGCGACGAAAAATTGCCGGATTATTATGCCGGTGCCAGGGCGATAATTTTCCCGGGTGAAGATGATTTTGGTATTGTACCGGTGGAAGCAATGGCAAGTGGTAAACCGGTGATTGCGCTTCGACGCGGTGGGGCGATGGAAACGATCGTTGAGGGTATAACGGGTGAATTTTTTGACGAACCACACGAAGCACTCTTGGCGGAGGCAGTACGTGGCTTTATGGAAAAAGAAAGCTCGTATGATTATTTAAAAATCAGGGAAAGAGCGGAACTATATTCGGAGGAAAAGTTTAAAGAGAAGCTTCAAAAATATGTGGAAGAAAAGTGGAACGAATGGCAAAATAGATAAGAATTTTCAATTATCAATGACCAATTTTCAATCAATTATTAAATGGCTTAATTATCAAATAACGACGCCCCCATTGATAATTTAAGAATTGATCATTAATTGATAATTGGTCATTGATAATTGAAAATTAGTTACAATGTTTTTATGGCACAGACAAGAGTGGTCCCCTTGTGAAATGTTGATATTTATTGCAATATAAAGCATCAATATATGACCGCACTATTTGACCGTTTTATGGGCCGTGATTCGGCAAAACTTGAGAAAATCAAAAAAATTGCCGATCAGGTTCTTGTTTTAGAACCAGAAATGAGGAAGCTTTCGGATACCGGTTTGCCGGAAAAATTGAACGAACTTAAGTCTGCCGCAAAGGAAAAGACGGTAGACGAGTTATTGCCGGAAACTTTCGCGTTGGTACGCGAAACGGCGCGACGTGTGCTTGGCGAACATCCATTTCCTGTGCAAGTAATGGGTGGCATTATTTTGCACCAAGGAAATATTTCGGAAATGAAAACAGGTGAGGGAAAAACTCTGGTTTCAACAATGCCGATAGTTTTGAATGCTTTGTATGGCAAGGGCGTGCACTTGGTAACCGCCAATGAATATCTGGCAAAACGTGACGCGGATTGGATGGGAAAAATTTATCAGGCATTGGGTTTATCGGTTGGCGTAACGGCGCATGGTCAAACGTCTGCCGAAAAACGCGCCGCTTACGCTTCTGATATAACTTATGGAACAAACAACGAATTCGGTTTTGATTATCTGCGAGATAATATGGCCTATCGCGTCGAAGAAAAAGTGCAACGCGAGTTACAATACGCGATCGTTGATGAGGTAGACTCGATTTTGATTGATGAGGCACGTACGCCATTAATTATTTCGGCGCCGGATGAAGAGTCTAGTAAACAGTACGCAGAATTTGCGCGTATCGCACCGCAATTGGAAAAAGAAAAACATTACGAAGTGGATGAGAAAGAGCGGGCGGTTACATTGACTGATGAAGGTATTTCCCGTGTGGAAAAAATATTAGGGGTTGAAAACATATACGGTTCCGGTGAAGTAAAAGTTGTGCACCACTTGGAGCAAGCCTTACGGGCCATGGCGTTATATAAGCGCGATGTGGATTATGTCGTCAAAGAAGGTGAAGTGATGATTGTGGATTCTTTTACCGGTCGATTAATGCCGGGACGTCGTTATTCCGAAGGGCTTCATCAAGCCATTGAAGCAAAAGAAGGCGTGAAGGTGCAACAAGAAAGTCGCACAATGGCGACGATTACGTTTCAAAATTATTTTCGTTTATACAAAAAGTTGGCTGGTATGACCGGTACGGCAAAAACTTCCGAAGAAGAGTTTCAAAAAGTTTATAACTTGGATGTTTTGGTTGTGCCAACCAATAAGAATTTAATTAGAAATGATCAGGCGGATAGGATTTATCGAACAGAATTGGGAAAGTTTAGGAACGTTGTAAAAGAAATCAAGGAACGTAATAAGGCCGGTCAGCCCGTGTTGGTTGGTACGGTTGCCATTGAAAAATCGGAGTTATTGAGCAATATGCTTATTCGCGAAGGAGTGAAGCATGAAGTACTGAATGCAAAAAACCATGCGCGTGAAGCGGAAATTGTGGCGAATGCCGGACAAAAAGATTCCGTGACGATTTCCACGAACATGGCCGGTCGCGGAACGGATATAAAACTTGGCGAGGGTGTGCGTGAAGTTGGTGGGTTGCACATTATCGGAACCGAACGACATGAGGCCCGTCGCATCGATAATCAGTTGCGTGGCCGTGCCGGACGTCAGGGTGACCCCGGTAGTTCGCAGTTCTTTATTTCGGCCGAAGATGATGTGATGCGTATTTTTGGCGCGGACAGAATGAAGAATTTGTTGACGCGGTTTAATATTCCGGAAGACGAACCGATTGAAAGTCGCCTTGTATCGAAAGCGGTAGAGAGCGCGCAAGCACGGGTGGAAGGTTTCTACTTTGATTCCAGAAAACATGTTTTGGATTACGACGATGTGATGAATAAACAACGTGAAGCATTTTATCGTCTGCGCAATAATGTTTTGGAAACACAAGGCGATAATTCGAAATTGCGTGGCATTGTTACCGATCTACTGTCACAAACGCTTGATGAAGTAACCAACACAGCGCTGATTGCGCCGGCGCCGGTAGAAAGTGAAACAGAGCACAATGTTGAAGCAGAGGTTAAAAAAGCGATTGAAAGATTGATTAATCTTACGGACACCGAATGGCAGACAATTAAAGAAACAATTCCGGTTGATGCCACGAGTGGTATTTCCGATAAAACAAAGGAAGTACTACATGGTTTTGTAGAACGTCACTATGATTCACAGGAAGAGCGAACGAATAAAGATCCAATGTTCTACGATGTGATTCGCAGCATCGTTTTGCGGGCTTTGGATTTTCTTTGGACGGATCATTTGGATACGATGGAATATTTGCGCACGGGGATCGGTTTGCGTGGTTATGGACAGCGGGACCCGTTGGTTGAATATCGTCGCGAGGGTCATCAGTTATTCCAAAATCTCATGGCGACATTTCGACAGGAAGCGGCCGCGGCAATTTTCCATTTGGATATCCATCCGCAAGCGGCGCCGCGTGTAGAGGAAATGCAGCCGAAAAATATCACAATGGTACATCCTGACGCGGTTAAACCAAACGAAGCGCTTGTTCCTGCCGGTTCAGTTTCTACAAATAACGCTACCGAGCAGTTACCAGCTAAAAAGAAACCGACAATCGGTCGCAACGACCCCTGTTTTTGCGGATCAGGCAAAAAATATAAGAAGTGCCACGGGAAATAATTTTGCCTATGCAAAATTATTAAATCCCAATATCCAAACCCCAAATCCCAACAAAATCCCAATTATTTAAATCTCAAACCCCATGTTTGGTCATTTGTGGAATTAGGGTTTTGTTGGACATTGCCTGCCGGCCATAGCTTTAGCGACGGCTGGGTCATTAGGTTTTGGGATTTTTGTATTGGTTATTGATAATAAAATTGGTGTATAATGGCTGTATGGTTGAAATAGCTAATCACATTCATGATTTAAAACGGGGGGTTGATTTTATCGGTGTTGGCGTGGTTTTTATTTGTCATGATGGGCACGGTCGGGTTTTGTTGCACAAACGCAGTAATAAATGTCGTGATGAACATGGACGCTGGAACAACGGGGGTGGGGCGGTAGAATTTGGAGAAGACCTGGACACGGCGGTTCGTCGTGAGGTAATGGAAGAATATGGAGTTGAGCCGATTGAATTGAAATATCTCGAGCATAAGAATGTCATTAGACAAAATGGCGACCATCAAACGCATTGGGTGGCAATGCGTTATTCAGTGTTAGTAGATCCTGAAAAAGTGATTAATGGTGACCCCGAAAAGATTGATGAATTTGGTTGGTTTACGCTTGATAATTTACCGACGCCCCTACATGGGGTTTTGGCAAATGAACTCGAATTGGTAAAAAAGGTTTTGGGGGTGTAATAATAAAGGTATGATGTAAAAGATAATTTTCACTAACCAAACAAGTGATGATTATTTTTAATGAATGAAGAACAGATATGAATAAAATCGCATTACAAAAAAGTGATCCCGAAGTTTACGCGGCAGTAGAGGGAGAGATGCAAAGACAGCGCGAAGGCGTTGAATTAATTGCGTCTGAAAATTATGTTTCTCCGGCGGTGTTGGAGGCGCTTGGTAGTCATCTTACAAATAAGTATGCGGAAGGATTCCCTGGAAAACGCTATTATGGTGGTCAGGAGTTTACGGATGCGGTCGAGACCCTGGCGATTGAAAGGGCGAAAAAAATCTTCCGTTGTGATCACGCTAATGTGCAACCGCTTTCCGGTGCGCCGGCAAATATTGCCGTCTATT
This window of the bacterium genome carries:
- a CDS encoding NUDIX domain-containing protein; the protein is MRQNIRKGSHGNKQYAWSGGHMEYMESFVETAKREVKEETGMEIDNIRFLRLLNLKTYAPKHYVDLGFIADWKSGEPKVMEPDRCEGWGWYEIDNLPQPVFDTIPSFLEAYRTGRNFWDA
- a CDS encoding glycosyltransferase family 1 protein; this encodes MHIGIDGSRCSSKKSTGVERYSLLVLLPLIKELKKRGHQVTIYARENSDVFNGANVKVFQLRYFWTHLFLGIKSQFDKVDCLFVPSHVLPIIRPKRNVLFVHDVCFEEFPEAYSFFDRIYLRFTTANAVRSANIITHSTSTKEKIANFYGAKKVTVIKPAAISVVKRETSIAWPKPYLLFVGRIETKKNVKLLLEAFDHLLSRKPEIKHNLVLLGKDGFGSAEIKDFAEKLRHKNRIIFNGYASDGLRDQALREASGLVLPSLCEGSSLVLLEARMARVPFASSACVPCVEAGGDTGIYVQKPTTANWITALENLIFKPVTPAPASYRTWEDVAREIAEVITS
- a CDS encoding PEGA domain-containing protein, with amino-acid sequence MTPRIRLIVNILAWLVFLLVAPFLISYSMGHRFTPISPNSVSVGTFLIRTIPNSATITINDKKLSNKTPTSIQNLLPGNYNIKLEKDGYRSWVKNLPIIGTMITDARDVRLVPFNIEEDVMRSNVVNFNISPKRQLLGIFEQIKNGYQLRIVPINKYSDTGTIVKLSINKKESANILWSPNEDFIALTLTTGKSSRHYLIEISTGTATPLTDDESKLVGWIATLTEEKLIILKNKKAIITSLKSSGTETISQDAEAISFTANGFAILENNAEKYTIRTYSSSGNEQDQIETPTLSKNSISNLIYSPTGDIAILVQPTQSLIVWDNSERVWHNVTTHAESVSWSPEGDKIAWQESEFDLWVMNLHEKRSPLNHFSPELIARLSSAIRKPTWYAGSHQILFFEKDILKMADIDQRNGHIIYNLISTNRGDGTAEVIQNGDEIIATVARENKLVLSRFFMLEKADR
- a CDS encoding glycosyltransferase family 4 protein, whose translation is MKIAFLSSRFPPDFIGGGEWSTKYIAEGLVALGHDVTVICGAEENKEEIINGLKVKRVKALFGLWDKPLLEKRKSKKLALVLKKELDEKFDIVHAHDFRTAQALALLNLPNAVVTIRDFAPICGTTNNMLFDGQSCNGCTLASVCFKCHRVREASFARKPFRIWQYKFNLAFRNETYQNIKNQIYISEALRSRVVSRLELPKNTAVISNPVSPDWLQPIMSQFPPLLNGAAGSPKTSSECLRGCQRRHISAVLGGGGFRNKIVYAGTVDDYKGVKILIDAFAKFQKIEKDVELIIIGKGKIAEYQKYIAQNCIDISIQFVGKKTQEEVREYFDEALVIVQPSIWEEPFGRTIIEAYARGRAVVASNVGGIKETFKEGTGYLVKPGSVDELHLALKKIVENKEETQKMGEIGRAYVEQNFTAQIVAQKYLDYYNHATK
- the secA gene encoding preprotein translocase subunit SecA produces the protein MTALFDRFMGRDSAKLEKIKKIADQVLVLEPEMRKLSDTGLPEKLNELKSAAKEKTVDELLPETFALVRETARRVLGEHPFPVQVMGGIILHQGNISEMKTGEGKTLVSTMPIVLNALYGKGVHLVTANEYLAKRDADWMGKIYQALGLSVGVTAHGQTSAEKRAAYASDITYGTNNEFGFDYLRDNMAYRVEEKVQRELQYAIVDEVDSILIDEARTPLIISAPDEESSKQYAEFARIAPQLEKEKHYEVDEKERAVTLTDEGISRVEKILGVENIYGSGEVKVVHHLEQALRAMALYKRDVDYVVKEGEVMIVDSFTGRLMPGRRYSEGLHQAIEAKEGVKVQQESRTMATITFQNYFRLYKKLAGMTGTAKTSEEEFQKVYNLDVLVVPTNKNLIRNDQADRIYRTELGKFRNVVKEIKERNKAGQPVLVGTVAIEKSELLSNMLIREGVKHEVLNAKNHAREAEIVANAGQKDSVTISTNMAGRGTDIKLGEGVREVGGLHIIGTERHEARRIDNQLRGRAGRQGDPGSSQFFISAEDDVMRIFGADRMKNLLTRFNIPEDEPIESRLVSKAVESAQARVEGFYFDSRKHVLDYDDVMNKQREAFYRLRNNVLETQGDNSKLRGIVTDLLSQTLDEVTNTALIAPAPVESETEHNVEAEVKKAIERLINLTDTEWQTIKETIPVDATSGISDKTKEVLHGFVERHYDSQEERTNKDPMFYDVIRSIVLRALDFLWTDHLDTMEYLRTGIGLRGYGQRDPLVEYRREGHQLFQNLMATFRQEAAAAIFHLDIHPQAAPRVEEMQPKNITMVHPDAVKPNEALVPAGSVSTNNATEQLPAKKKPTIGRNDPCFCGSGKKYKKCHGK
- a CDS encoding glycosyltransferase, with translation MNVALVHESLTRLGGAERVLAEMHRLYPEAPIYALLHESAVTKALFPGANLHFSFLRRFPEFLRKRERLFLPLLPVVPETFDLSRYDVVISSASAFAKGVVTRPGTMHICYCHSPTRYLWDWYPHVLEEFGGGTIKYGILSILLHYLRLWDAAASRRVDFFIANSKTTAGRIKKYYGRDSDVIYPPVNVKRFKPTKENKGYFLIVSRLSPYKRIDVAIHAFNKLELSLVIIGEGRDRERLQSIAGATIKFKGFVSDEKLPDYYAGARAIIFPGEDDFGIVPVEAMASGKPVIALRRGGAMETIVEGITGEFFDEPHEALLAEAVRGFMEKESSYDYLKIRERAELYSEEKFKEKLQKYVEEKWNEWQNR
- a CDS encoding glycosyltransferase family 1 protein gives rise to the protein MARIALEARSLSTLGGGVRTYTKEVISRILKAESSDEYIIYHDSKKNLSSFPGAEEKVVSVGHPLFRIGWDYFLLPQALKRDKIDFIHYFKPATTPFKKPVAIATMYDVIPLLYPETQTAIQLAYWRKQLPLTAKTCAHLITISECSKRDIVRLLQVDPAKITVTPLGVDSKFKPVSEIEKIAMREKYRLPEKYILYLGTIEPRKNVARLIRAFNKVAGNIPHSLVLAGKWGWSYEDVKEEIAKSPFKDRIISLSYVESEYLPSLCSAASIFVFPSLYEGYGLPPLEAMACGTPVITSNVSSLPEVVGDAALTVDPLDEDALSKAIERLALDTALQNELSEKGLARAKQFNWDKTAEMTLGVYKKVFQL
- a CDS encoding rod shape-determining protein, with amino-acid sequence MFNHRIGIDLGTANTLVYLPKRGVVLSEPTVVAVSVEDNRILAVGNEAKEMLGRTPESVITSRPLRDGVIADFRVTEAMLRYFIERALGRGISFFRPDVMIAVPAGITSTERRAVTEAALSAGAKNAYLVKEPLAAAIGAGIPIGESSGNMVIDIGGGTSEVAVISLGGIVASHSARVGGNKIDAAIAEYIRKRHGLSIGERTAEDVKIAIGSALPVEEQKEYVIRGRDVSSGLPKEISISSYEVTEAIQDELENITQAIKLVLQDTPPELSADVIDKGIVLSGGGSLLRNMDKLVAKVTSVPCSIAENPLQCVIKGVGVAVENLEVYKKSLLAAR
- a CDS encoding NUDIX hydrolase, which codes for MVEIANHIHDLKRGVDFIGVGVVFICHDGHGRVLLHKRSNKCRDEHGRWNNGGGAVEFGEDLDTAVRREVMEEYGVEPIELKYLEHKNVIRQNGDHQTHWVAMRYSVLVDPEKVINGDPEKIDEFGWFTLDNLPTPLHGVLANELELVKKVLGV